In Pseudonocardia sp. C8, one genomic interval encodes:
- a CDS encoding YHS domain-containing protein, with protein MALLERAQWYDIARSTDWTPRYVKQDELFPPELSGGEGLPDDVWATYDEPYKISYREYVDIQRQKDAGAYSVKAALERADLYNKADPGWISILKEHYAAVALVEYGASLQESRFVRWSKAPGMRNMATFGMLDEIRHGQIQLYFPHEYINKDRQFEWSHASMFSNNWVSLGARHFFDDVMMTRDAVSTSVFANFSFETGFTNLQFIGLSGDAAKAGDFTFSKLIQSIQSDEARHAQLGTPLLQMLIENGQKEEAQKKIDIAFWRSYRLFTILSGIPMDYYVPLENREDSFKEFMEEWIVTQFMRSLEDLGLSKPWYWDIFLRDISEHHHGQHLGTYSWRPTLWWNPAAGVSPEDRDWLEEKYPGWNATFGKVWDVMIDNFVHDRMDRTVPGTLPIICNVSQLPIVGTPSQTLRDISIVHEGRRYHFASEVDKWIFEDDPERYRHQKNLVDRFLGGDIQPADLGGVLAYMGLGSVGPGGDDAHGFAWVDTYRRKLAATA; from the coding sequence ATGGCTCTGCTGGAACGCGCGCAGTGGTACGACATCGCGCGCAGCACCGACTGGACCCCGCGTTACGTGAAGCAGGACGAGCTCTTCCCGCCCGAGCTCAGCGGCGGTGAGGGGTTGCCCGACGACGTCTGGGCCACCTACGACGAGCCCTACAAGATCAGCTACCGGGAGTACGTCGACATCCAGCGCCAGAAGGACGCCGGCGCGTACTCGGTGAAGGCCGCCCTGGAGCGCGCCGACCTGTACAACAAGGCCGATCCGGGCTGGATCTCGATCCTCAAGGAGCACTACGCCGCGGTCGCGCTGGTGGAGTACGGCGCCTCGCTGCAGGAGTCGCGGTTCGTGCGCTGGTCGAAGGCGCCGGGCATGCGCAACATGGCCACCTTCGGGATGCTCGACGAGATCCGGCACGGCCAGATCCAGCTGTACTTCCCGCACGAGTACATCAACAAGGACCGCCAGTTCGAGTGGTCGCACGCATCGATGTTCAGCAACAACTGGGTCTCGCTCGGTGCCCGGCACTTCTTCGACGACGTGATGATGACCCGGGACGCGGTCTCGACCTCGGTGTTCGCGAACTTCTCGTTCGAGACCGGGTTCACCAACCTCCAGTTCATCGGCCTGTCCGGGGATGCAGCCAAGGCCGGTGACTTCACGTTCTCCAAGCTGATCCAGAGCATCCAGTCCGACGAGGCGCGGCACGCCCAGCTCGGCACCCCGCTGCTGCAGATGCTGATCGAGAACGGACAGAAGGAGGAGGCCCAGAAGAAGATCGATATCGCGTTCTGGCGCTCCTACCGCCTGTTCACGATCCTGTCCGGGATCCCGATGGACTACTACGTCCCGCTGGAGAACCGGGAGGACTCGTTCAAGGAGTTCATGGAGGAGTGGATCGTCACCCAGTTCATGCGGTCCCTCGAGGACCTGGGGCTGTCGAAGCCCTGGTACTGGGACATCTTCCTGCGCGACATCTCCGAGCACCACCACGGCCAGCACCTGGGGACCTACTCCTGGCGCCCCACGCTCTGGTGGAACCCGGCCGCCGGGGTCAGCCCGGAGGACCGGGACTGGCTCGAGGAGAAGTACCCTGGCTGGAACGCCACGTTCGGCAAGGTCTGGGACGTCATGATCGACAACTTCGTCCACGACCGGATGGACCGCACCGTCCCCGGGACGCTGCCGATCATCTGCAACGTCTCCCAGCTGCCGATCGTCGGGACGCCGTCGCAGACCCTGCGCGACATCTCGATCGTGCACGAGGGGCGCCGGTACCACTTCGCCTCCGAGGTCGACAAGTGGATCTTCGAGGACGACCCGGAGCGCTACCGCCACCAGAAGAACCTGGTCGACCGGTTCCTCGGTGGCGACATCCAGCCGGCTGACCTCGGCGGCGTCCTCGCGTACATGGGCCTCGGGTCGGTGGGTCCCGGCGGCGACGACGCCCACGGGTTCGCCTGGGTCGACACCTACCGCCGCAAGCTCGCCGCGACCGCCTGA
- a CDS encoding toluene-4-monooxygenase system B family protein, producing MTVIPLATHFHGDFVIKLLPAESTHTMDEVASAAAANAVGIHVPDQPGRTLRVRKQGADTPYPRTTTVADAGLEPTECVEIYFE from the coding sequence ATGACCGTGATCCCGCTCGCCACGCACTTCCACGGCGACTTCGTCATCAAGCTGCTGCCCGCCGAGTCGACCCACACGATGGACGAGGTCGCGTCCGCGGCCGCGGCCAACGCCGTCGGTATCCACGTGCCCGACCAGCCCGGCCGCACCCTGCGGGTCCGCAAGCAGGGCGCCGACACGCCGTACCCCCGCACGACGACCGTGGCCGACGCCGGTCTCGAGCCGACCGAGTGCGTCGAGATCTACTTCGAATGA
- a CDS encoding PEP/pyruvate-binding domain-containing protein: MDASAAVVVELTDVDPGSDALVGGKAAALAALIRAGERVPAGFCVTTAADVPAGSVPDDLRREILLAYARLGRGPVAVRSSATAEDLAHASFAGQHETFLNVDGDEALIDAVRRCRDSLGNDRAVSYRAAHDIAGDTVRMAVVVQRMVDPSAAGVLFTANPITGTRTEMVVDAVAGLGDVVVDGSAAADHYVLDGGRPLGDAGGCLNTVQLAQLREAGERLQQRAGAPQDVEWAFDRAGTLWLLQSRAITTLFPPPQSPGPGPRVYLEVGHMQGMLRPFTPMGMSAMRVAMAQWLRSVGVASDPLGDRNGIADAAGRMFLDITPFVRNRMYRAKLPSAMTVYGPRVAEALQRVLEDPRFAAVPGLPFRVRTVLTVAARLAPGLVAGLLGALVAPAAARRRAFRAAAGIRRRSRVPETTGSAADHLRRAVEAQGPAALGSMTAMLPPLYASMIAKAVAAGLLAGVATASEVDETLRGMPYNITTGMDLDLWRLAAAAGRHRELLLHTPPAELAARYRAGELPEIGLTGFLRRYGHRGAAEIDVGVARWVEDPAPVFAAIAGYLRVTDPEQAADRRFARAAGEATAKIDELVARARPVRARLAGVLLRRSRALAGLRELPKFAWLHAFAAMRAHLLAAGADLRSRGLLERAGDIMFLDLREAFEAAGGADLRERVADRRAEYERELGRHSVPGLLLSDGTVPEALAPRTPAPDGTLAGMAAAPGRVTGRARVILDPAGARMEPGEILVAPTTDPGWTPLFMTAGGLVTETGSPMAHGPTVAREYGIPAVICLRDATQLITTGQLITVDGAAGTVTPEPVTEARPDAAPPHAHAG, from the coding sequence ATGGATGCGTCCGCTGCCGTCGTCGTCGAGCTCACCGACGTGGACCCCGGATCCGACGCGCTGGTCGGCGGCAAGGCCGCCGCGCTCGCCGCGCTGATCCGGGCCGGGGAGCGGGTGCCTGCGGGTTTCTGCGTCACCACCGCGGCCGACGTGCCGGCCGGCTCGGTCCCCGACGATCTCCGCCGGGAGATCCTCCTGGCCTATGCCCGGCTCGGTCGCGGCCCCGTCGCCGTCCGGTCCAGCGCGACCGCGGAGGACCTGGCGCACGCCAGCTTCGCCGGCCAGCACGAGACGTTCCTGAACGTCGACGGCGACGAAGCGCTGATCGACGCGGTCCGGCGCTGCCGGGACTCGCTCGGGAACGACCGCGCCGTCAGCTACCGCGCGGCCCACGACATCGCCGGCGACACGGTGCGGATGGCCGTCGTCGTGCAGCGGATGGTGGATCCGAGCGCGGCCGGGGTGCTGTTCACGGCCAACCCGATCACCGGGACGCGGACCGAGATGGTCGTCGACGCCGTCGCCGGACTCGGTGACGTGGTCGTCGACGGCAGTGCGGCCGCCGACCACTACGTCCTGGACGGGGGCCGGCCGCTCGGCGATGCCGGTGGCTGCCTGAACACGGTGCAGCTCGCGCAGCTGCGCGAGGCCGGGGAGCGGCTGCAGCAGCGGGCGGGTGCGCCGCAGGACGTCGAGTGGGCGTTCGACCGTGCCGGCACGCTCTGGCTGCTCCAGTCCCGGGCGATCACCACGCTGTTCCCGCCGCCGCAGTCGCCCGGCCCCGGGCCCCGGGTCTACCTCGAGGTCGGGCACATGCAGGGCATGCTGCGGCCGTTCACACCGATGGGGATGTCCGCGATGCGCGTCGCCATGGCGCAGTGGCTGCGGTCGGTCGGCGTCGCGTCCGACCCGCTCGGCGACCGCAACGGGATCGCCGACGCTGCCGGCCGCATGTTCCTCGACATCACCCCGTTCGTCCGGAACCGGATGTACCGGGCGAAGCTGCCGTCCGCGATGACGGTGTACGGGCCCCGGGTGGCCGAGGCACTGCAGCGGGTCCTGGAGGATCCGCGGTTCGCCGCGGTCCCGGGCTTGCCCTTCCGGGTGCGCACCGTGCTGACCGTGGCGGCGCGGCTCGCCCCGGGGCTGGTCGCCGGGCTGCTGGGAGCGCTGGTCGCCCCGGCGGCAGCCCGCAGGCGGGCGTTCCGGGCGGCGGCCGGCATCCGCCGCCGCTCCCGGGTGCCGGAGACCACCGGCAGCGCGGCCGACCACCTCCGCCGGGCGGTCGAGGCCCAGGGACCCGCCGCCCTGGGCTCCATGACGGCGATGCTGCCGCCGCTGTACGCGTCCATGATCGCCAAAGCGGTGGCCGCCGGGCTGCTCGCCGGCGTGGCCACGGCGAGCGAGGTCGACGAGACGCTGCGCGGGATGCCCTACAACATCACCACCGGGATGGACCTCGACCTGTGGCGGCTCGCGGCGGCCGCGGGGCGCCATCGCGAGCTGCTGCTGCACACCCCGCCGGCCGAGCTCGCCGCCCGCTACCGCGCGGGTGAGCTGCCCGAGATCGGCCTGACCGGGTTCCTCCGCCGGTACGGGCACCGGGGCGCGGCCGAGATCGACGTCGGCGTCGCCCGGTGGGTCGAGGACCCGGCGCCGGTGTTCGCCGCGATCGCCGGCTACCTGCGGGTCACCGACCCGGAGCAGGCCGCGGACCGGCGCTTCGCGCGGGCCGCCGGCGAGGCCACCGCGAAGATCGACGAGCTGGTGGCGCGGGCGCGGCCGGTCCGGGCCCGGCTGGCCGGCGTCCTCCTGCGCCGCTCGCGCGCCCTCGCCGGGCTGCGCGAGCTGCCCAAGTTCGCGTGGCTCCACGCATTCGCCGCGATGCGTGCACACCTGCTCGCGGCCGGTGCCGACCTCCGCTCCCGCGGCCTGCTGGAGCGGGCCGGCGACATCATGTTCCTCGACCTGCGGGAAGCGTTCGAGGCCGCCGGCGGCGCCGACCTGCGCGAGCGGGTCGCAGACCGCCGGGCCGAGTACGAGCGGGAGCTGGGCCGGCACAGCGTCCCGGGGCTCCTGCTCTCCGACGGCACGGTCCCGGAGGCGCTGGCGCCACGGACGCCCGCCCCGGACGGGACGCTGGCCGGGATGGCGGCCGCACCGGGCCGGGTGACCGGCCGGGCCCGGGTGATCCTCGACCCGGCGGGTGCCCGGATGGAACCGGGGGAGATCCTCGTGGCGCCGACCACCGATCCCGGGTGGACGCCGCTGTTCATGACGGCGGGCGGCCTGGTCACCGAGACCGGTTCGCCGATGGCGCACGGGCCCACCGTCGCCCGGGAGTACGGCATCCCGGCGGTGATCTGCCTGCGGGACGCGACGCAGCTCATCACGACCGGGCAGCTGATCACGGTCGACGGCGCGGCCGGCACGGTGACCCCGGAACCCGTGACCGAGGCGCGGCCCGATGCCGCACCACCGCACGCGCACGCGGGCTGA
- a CDS encoding MmoB/DmpM family protein, giving the protein MTVTDPIIDPVGPVLQTGDVARAVAEAAATDNPGKRVDVRDKGSYMRVEVEGGECILRRATIAEELGRPFKMAELELIMPSFVGRIHTSSDVFRFYLGAETMARHAGSEETHS; this is encoded by the coding sequence ATGACTGTCACTGATCCCATCATCGATCCGGTCGGTCCGGTTCTCCAGACCGGTGACGTGGCCCGCGCGGTGGCCGAGGCCGCGGCCACGGACAACCCGGGCAAGCGCGTGGACGTGCGCGACAAGGGCTCCTACATGCGGGTCGAGGTCGAGGGCGGGGAGTGCATCCTGCGCCGCGCCACGATCGCCGAGGAGCTGGGCCGCCCGTTCAAGATGGCCGAACTCGAACTGATCATGCCGTCCTTCGTGGGCCGCATCCACACCAGCAGCGACGTGTTCCGCTTCTACCTCGGCGCCGAGACGATGGCCCGGCACGCCGGGTCCGAGGAGACCCACTCATGA
- a CDS encoding biotin-dependent carboxyltransferase family protein, whose protein sequence is MTPRTRTTVAEPFLEVIDPGLQTTVQDFPGRRGRQALGFFPSGPVDHLAFRAANLLVGNGSDAAGLEIPLGRFQAAIVRPGTIAVTGPEVPLTRNGRPLPMWESVPVEEGDVIASGVLSGPGYRTYLAVAGGIAVPEAYGSRATQLVAGIGGLDGRALERADVLDVHVTDGGARPRRRMPSSLRPTYRRHWEIEVVRGPHADPDYLTAEDVEYLFSATWRCDLNSDRVAVRLNQHRFAWARASGDVAGGHPSNMLDTSYPLGGVLAYGDVLTILGPDSNSSGGFAVVATVAHAALWKVGQFRPGMDTVTFREIDLAQAAALDEHLGRVLDSRHLATV, encoded by the coding sequence GTGACACCGCGGACCCGGACGACGGTCGCCGAACCGTTCCTGGAGGTCATCGACCCCGGCCTGCAGACGACCGTCCAGGACTTCCCCGGGAGGCGCGGGCGGCAGGCACTGGGTTTCTTCCCCTCCGGCCCGGTCGACCACCTGGCGTTCCGGGCGGCGAACCTGCTGGTCGGCAACGGTTCCGACGCCGCGGGTCTGGAGATCCCGCTCGGGCGGTTCCAGGCCGCGATCGTGCGGCCGGGGACGATCGCCGTCACCGGTCCCGAGGTGCCGCTCACCCGCAACGGCCGCCCGCTGCCGATGTGGGAGTCGGTCCCGGTCGAGGAGGGCGACGTCATCGCGAGCGGCGTGCTCAGCGGCCCCGGGTACCGGACCTACCTGGCGGTGGCCGGCGGGATCGCGGTACCCGAGGCCTACGGCTCGCGCGCCACCCAGCTCGTCGCGGGCATCGGCGGGCTTGACGGGCGCGCGCTGGAGCGGGCCGACGTGCTCGACGTGCACGTCACCGACGGCGGCGCCCGGCCACGGCGGCGGATGCCGTCCTCGCTGCGCCCGACCTACCGCCGGCACTGGGAGATCGAGGTGGTCCGTGGCCCGCACGCGGACCCGGACTACCTCACCGCCGAGGACGTCGAGTACCTCTTCTCCGCGACCTGGCGCTGCGACCTCAACTCCGACCGGGTCGCCGTCCGGCTCAACCAGCACCGGTTCGCCTGGGCCCGGGCCAGCGGTGACGTCGCCGGCGGCCACCCGTCGAACATGCTCGACACCAGCTACCCGCTGGGCGGGGTCCTCGCCTACGGCGACGTGCTCACCATCCTCGGCCCGGACAGCAACTCCTCGGGCGGCTTCGCCGTCGTCGCGACGGTGGCGCACGCCGCCCTGTGGAAGGTGGGCCAGTTCCGGCCGGGCATGGACACGGTCACCTTCCGCGAGATCGACCTCGCGCAGGCCGCCGCGCTCGACGAGCACCTCGGGCGCGTGCTCGACAGCCGGCACCTCGCCACCGTGTGA
- a CDS encoding allophanate hydrolase subunit 1 has protein sequence MRAIVATTELDDRRPGVTYRTAGDRAVLVEYGRPHPVDLALNFFVHATARHLQDHPVRGVLEAAPGLRSLLVYFEPSVIGRDTVIEAMDEIHREVPEPTSIVLPSRRVRLPIAFDDSTSREAVHRYRVSDRPDAPNVVDGNNIDYVVRCNDLPAREALYERILASEWWNAFSGFYPGLPSLLPLDPRSELSAPKYNPARNWTPEGAVAIGGPSLVIHPIESSGSYQLLGRTLPISYLSPRRPRAYRADPVLLHPADRITFYMIDETELVELRRQAFEGRYDYEIEPGRYTVADHFAVAEDPAVAAEAERRRERRRRAHDMVKIP, from the coding sequence ATGCGGGCGATCGTCGCGACCACCGAGCTGGACGACCGCAGGCCGGGCGTCACCTACCGCACCGCCGGGGACCGGGCCGTCCTGGTCGAGTACGGGCGGCCGCACCCGGTCGATCTCGCCCTCAACTTCTTCGTCCACGCCACGGCCCGCCACCTGCAGGACCACCCGGTGCGCGGGGTGCTCGAGGCCGCACCGGGGCTCCGCTCCCTGCTCGTCTACTTCGAACCGTCGGTGATCGGCCGCGACACGGTGATCGAGGCGATGGACGAGATCCACCGCGAGGTCCCCGAGCCGACCTCGATCGTGCTGCCCAGCAGGCGGGTCCGGCTGCCGATCGCGTTCGACGACTCCACCTCCCGCGAGGCCGTCCACCGCTACCGGGTCAGCGACCGGCCGGACGCACCCAACGTCGTCGACGGGAACAACATCGACTACGTGGTGCGGTGCAACGACCTGCCGGCGCGCGAGGCGCTGTACGAGCGCATCCTCGCCAGCGAGTGGTGGAACGCGTTCAGCGGGTTCTACCCGGGGCTCCCCTCGCTGCTCCCGCTGGATCCCCGGTCCGAGCTGAGCGCGCCCAAGTACAACCCGGCCCGCAACTGGACCCCGGAGGGCGCCGTCGCGATCGGCGGGCCGAGCCTGGTGATCCATCCGATCGAGTCCTCGGGCTCCTACCAGCTGCTGGGCCGGACGTTGCCGATCAGCTACCTGTCGCCGCGCCGGCCGCGGGCCTACCGCGCCGACCCGGTCCTGCTGCATCCCGCGGACCGGATCACCTTCTACATGATCGACGAGACGGAGCTCGTCGAGCTGCGCCGGCAGGCCTTCGAGGGACGCTACGACTACGAGATCGAGCCCGGCCGGTACACGGTGGCGGACCACTTCGCCGTCGCGGAGGACCCGGCGGTCGCGGCCGAGGCCGAACGCCGGCGGGAGCGCAGGCGCCGCGCGCACGACATGGTGAAGATCCCGTGA
- a CDS encoding PucR family transcriptional regulator, with the protein MAISVQTLLDRLELGLRLVTGSPSAVRQELTWALASEVPDPSPYVEEGELVLTTGSRLSPDAEAWRRYVERLCEAGAVALGFGVSTYYPEVPDDLVAAAAERDLPLLSVPVETRFGAISRVVADCLSDERQKELNFAVAAQRDLSRASLAPYAARAIVQRLARAIQGWALVLDEDGGLRAGVPAGRMHLPRLRIDLPRLRERGGASSLSMTVAGESVVLLPLTVRSSIRGFLAVGRGTPLTRSEQAIVTTAVSLLCADLHSARSQLESQRRNRLAVFKVAIEGDVGLASSIADSLSTDFPQGDLRLALLGAPPGHELELLEHAESDYGLRSLCALVAEWERGRVVVLMPPAEGDVRTLEALLRRIPLARGAVSDPTPAAELPEAWHQVRTVFTSAPGRSGKLAFASDVATAGILRHLRSDEARGWATALLAPLSDKGRSSKIDLRNTLRTFLAHNGQSDASASALGIHRHTLRYRMGKVAEALGRDIDDPTVRAELWIALQLDEQL; encoded by the coding sequence ATGGCGATCTCCGTCCAGACCCTGCTCGACCGTCTGGAGCTGGGGCTGAGACTCGTCACCGGCTCGCCGTCGGCGGTGCGCCAGGAGCTGACCTGGGCGCTGGCCAGCGAGGTGCCCGACCCGTCGCCCTACGTCGAGGAGGGCGAGCTGGTGCTGACCACCGGGTCACGCCTCTCGCCCGACGCCGAGGCGTGGCGGCGGTACGTGGAGCGCCTCTGCGAGGCGGGCGCCGTGGCGCTGGGCTTCGGGGTCAGCACCTACTACCCGGAGGTCCCGGACGACCTGGTGGCCGCGGCCGCCGAACGTGACCTGCCGCTGCTGTCGGTGCCCGTCGAGACCCGGTTCGGGGCGATCAGCCGGGTCGTCGCGGACTGCCTGTCCGACGAGCGGCAGAAAGAGCTCAACTTCGCCGTCGCGGCCCAGCGGGACCTGTCCCGGGCGTCGCTGGCCCCGTACGCCGCCCGCGCGATCGTGCAGCGGCTGGCCCGGGCGATCCAGGGCTGGGCGCTGGTCCTCGACGAGGACGGCGGGCTGCGCGCCGGCGTGCCGGCCGGCCGGATGCACCTGCCCCGGCTGCGCATCGACCTGCCCCGGCTGCGCGAGCGCGGTGGCGCGTCGAGCCTGAGCATGACCGTCGCCGGCGAGAGCGTGGTGCTGTTGCCGCTCACCGTCCGCAGCAGCATCCGGGGCTTCCTCGCCGTCGGGCGTGGCACGCCCCTGACGAGGTCCGAGCAGGCGATCGTGACGACGGCCGTCTCGCTGCTGTGCGCGGACCTGCACAGCGCCCGCAGCCAGCTCGAGAGCCAGCGCCGCAACCGGCTGGCGGTGTTCAAGGTCGCGATCGAAGGTGACGTCGGGCTCGCCTCGTCGATCGCCGACTCGCTGAGCACCGACTTCCCGCAGGGCGATCTCCGGCTGGCGTTGCTCGGTGCCCCGCCGGGCCACGAGCTCGAGCTGCTCGAGCACGCCGAGAGCGACTACGGCCTGCGCAGCCTGTGCGCGCTCGTCGCCGAGTGGGAACGGGGACGGGTCGTCGTGCTCATGCCGCCGGCCGAGGGCGACGTGCGAACCCTGGAGGCCCTGCTGCGCCGGATCCCGCTGGCCCGTGGGGCGGTCAGCGACCCGACCCCCGCGGCGGAGCTGCCGGAGGCCTGGCACCAGGTCCGGACGGTGTTCACCAGCGCGCCGGGACGGTCCGGGAAGCTCGCGTTCGCCAGCGACGTGGCGACCGCGGGCATCCTGCGCCACCTCCGCTCCGACGAGGCCCGCGGCTGGGCCACCGCGCTGCTCGCCCCGCTCTCGGACAAGGGCCGCAGCTCCAAGATCGACCTCCGGAACACCCTGCGCACGTTCCTGGCCCACAACGGCCAGTCGGACGCCTCGGCGTCGGCGCTGGGCATTCACCGGCACACCCTGCGGTACCGGATGGGCAAGGTCGCCGAGGCGCTCGGGCGCGACATCGACGACCCGACCGTGCGCGCCGAGCTGTGGATCGCGCTGCAGCTCGATGAGCAGCTGTGA
- a CDS encoding TrkH family potassium uptake protein, whose product MPRTVRRRRAPLRSPGRAIAASFAATIAAGTGVLMLPASTSGPESASWLDALFTATSAVCVTGLVTVDTGSYWSPFGQVVILALIQLGGLGLMTVSSLLVVLVSRRLGLRARLVAQAQSRTLDAADIRRVIRNVVVFSIAAELVVTTVLAVRFGLAHAMPPGRALWEGLFHAISAFNNAGFGLRPDSLVPYAGDAWILLTVALAVIVGGLGFPVVFELARAWRRPRTWSVTTRITVIVTGVLLVLGTVLFLVLERDNPATLGAHPPAGRLLLGFFSAVMPRTAGFNALDVAALTPETWLVTDILMFIGGGSAGTAGGIKVTTFGLLAFVLWSEIRGEPDVDVGQRRVPAENQRQALAVVLLGVGITAIATLVLQATTDLDLDRVLFECVSALGTVGLSTGITATLPAPAQVVLVLLMFLGRLGPLTVASALALRTRQRHYRRPEERTIIG is encoded by the coding sequence GTGCCGAGGACCGTCCGGCGCAGGCGCGCACCGCTCCGCAGCCCGGGCCGGGCGATCGCCGCGAGCTTCGCGGCCACGATCGCGGCCGGCACCGGCGTGCTGATGCTGCCCGCCTCGACCAGCGGCCCGGAGAGCGCCTCGTGGCTCGACGCCCTGTTCACCGCGACCTCCGCGGTGTGCGTGACCGGCCTCGTCACCGTCGACACCGGCAGCTACTGGTCGCCGTTCGGCCAGGTGGTGATCCTGGCGCTCATCCAGCTGGGTGGACTCGGCCTGATGACCGTCTCCTCGCTACTGGTCGTCCTGGTGTCCCGGCGCCTGGGGCTGCGCGCGAGACTCGTCGCGCAGGCTCAGTCGCGGACCCTCGACGCGGCCGACATCCGGCGTGTCATCCGGAACGTGGTGGTGTTCAGCATCGCCGCCGAGCTCGTCGTCACCACCGTCCTCGCGGTCCGGTTCGGCCTCGCCCACGCGATGCCGCCCGGCCGCGCCCTGTGGGAGGGCCTGTTCCACGCGATCTCGGCGTTCAACAACGCCGGGTTCGGCCTGCGCCCGGACAGCCTCGTCCCCTACGCCGGCGACGCCTGGATCCTGCTCACCGTGGCCCTCGCCGTGATCGTCGGCGGGCTCGGGTTCCCGGTCGTGTTCGAGCTGGCCCGTGCCTGGCGGCGACCCCGGACCTGGTCGGTCACGACCCGGATCACGGTGATCGTCACCGGTGTCCTGCTCGTGCTGGGCACGGTGCTGTTCCTGGTGCTGGAGCGGGACAATCCCGCGACCCTCGGCGCGCACCCGCCGGCCGGGCGGCTGCTGCTCGGCTTCTTCAGCGCCGTCATGCCCCGGACGGCCGGTTTCAACGCCCTCGACGTCGCCGCGCTCACCCCGGAGACATGGCTGGTCACCGACATCCTCATGTTCATCGGCGGGGGCAGCGCCGGCACGGCCGGGGGGATCAAGGTCACGACGTTCGGGCTCCTGGCCTTCGTCCTCTGGTCGGAGATCCGCGGGGAGCCCGATGTGGACGTCGGGCAGCGGCGGGTTCCCGCGGAGAACCAGCGCCAGGCGCTGGCCGTCGTGCTGCTCGGTGTGGGGATCACTGCGATCGCCACCCTCGTGCTGCAGGCCACGACCGACCTCGACCTCGACCGGGTGCTGTTCGAGTGCGTCTCGGCGCTCGGCACCGTCGGGCTCTCGACCGGCATCACCGCCACCCTGCCGGCACCGGCGCAGGTCGTGCTGGTCCTGTTGATGTTCCTGGGCCGGCTCGGGCCGCTCACCGTCGCCTCCGCGCTGGCCCTCCGCACCCGGCAGCGTCACTACCGCCGCCCCGAGGAAAGGACGATCATTGGCTGA
- a CDS encoding alpha/beta fold hydrolase, producing the protein MEIYRSDNGRRIVQQWCRAELDRALPSGDRRRIRTSLGPTHLITTGTGPQVLLLPGTNFGAATSLPLISRLAASFRVTAVDLPGQPGLSAGTRVPDDAVSRNRRWLGEVLDAVGHAPVLLVGESRGAAVALCAEPGRRIGGLALVVPAGLVGARLDAGILAASVPWLWRPTPARADRVLSTMDGGARVVDRRRLVEWLAMVPRHARSGLAPAPLPEHVLTAWRAAPCRVVAGEHDRFFPPERLAAPARERLRAPTVVVAGAGHLVTHTAPEAVAGVVTELHRFAGDAP; encoded by the coding sequence GTGGAGATCTACCGTTCGGACAACGGTCGCCGGATCGTGCAGCAGTGGTGCCGTGCCGAGCTGGACCGGGCACTGCCGTCGGGGGACCGCCGCCGGATCAGGACGTCGCTCGGTCCCACCCACCTGATCACGACCGGCACCGGCCCGCAGGTCCTGCTACTGCCCGGGACGAACTTCGGCGCGGCGACCTCGCTGCCGCTGATCTCGAGGTTGGCGGCCTCGTTCCGGGTGACGGCGGTCGACCTCCCCGGTCAGCCGGGCCTGAGCGCCGGCACCCGCGTCCCGGACGACGCGGTCTCCCGGAACCGCCGGTGGCTCGGCGAGGTCCTCGACGCCGTCGGCCATGCCCCGGTGCTGCTCGTCGGGGAGTCCCGCGGGGCGGCGGTGGCGCTGTGCGCGGAGCCCGGCCGTCGCATCGGAGGGCTTGCACTGGTCGTGCCCGCCGGTCTCGTCGGCGCCCGGCTGGATGCCGGGATCCTCGCGGCCTCGGTGCCGTGGCTGTGGCGGCCCACCCCTGCCCGTGCCGACCGCGTGCTGTCCACGATGGACGGCGGCGCCCGGGTCGTGGACCGGCGCAGGCTCGTGGAGTGGCTGGCGATGGTGCCCCGGCACGCGCGCTCCGGCCTGGCGCCCGCACCGCTCCCCGAGCACGTGCTGACGGCGTGGCGTGCCGCCCCGTGCCGGGTGGTAGCCGGCGAGCACGACCGGTTCTTCCCGCCGGAGCGGCTCGCGGCGCCCGCACGCGAGCGGCTGCGTGCGCCGACCGTCGTCGTCGCGGGCGCCGGCCACCTCGTGACCCACACCGCCCCCGAGGCCGTGGCCGGAGTGGTCACCGAGCTCCACCGGTTCGCGGGCGACGCGCCCTGA